Proteins encoded by one window of Plasmodium cynomolgi strain B DNA, scaffold: 0057, whole genome shotgun sequence:
- a CDS encoding hypothetical protein (putative), with amino-acid sequence MSEVTLETDLKKLAENNNFLNDVVIYKFYNELNTNYVNSEKYDACIIAIQNNINNISISSRKYCCIIDSILKNKDNILKSIEEDKMKDNFCLYLNYWVFDKFKDQKIRYEIIKYVYSAEDTMNESNLNSNSKCLNKTFNVDEKYFKNKKKLFEFLEAFDIINKKLKETGNSKKNEYCNYLQSIFSLYYVMKQESTCNNSSIYKEEIDKFGITINDEVFSLIKEKCPGSNIEFLYTTNRDKEISNRQEPGVSRLENNDTHFTKEMVNIPKIL; translated from the exons ATGTCTGAAGTAACTCTGGAAACtgatcttaaaaaattggcagAAAAT aataattttttgaatgaTGTtgtcatatataaattttataatgaGCTAAATACGAATTATGTGAATtctgaaaaatatgatgctTGTATAATTGccatacaaaataatatcaaTAATATTAGTATTTCGAGTCGTAAATATTGTTGCATTATTGATTcgatattgaaaaataaagataatatattaaaatccATCGAAGaggacaaaatgaaggacaaTTTTTGCTTATATTTGAACTACTGGgtttttgataaatttaaagacCAAAAAATTCGttatgaaattataaaatacgTTTATTCTGCGGAGGATACAATGAATGAATCAAACCTTAATTCAAATAGTAAATGCTTGAACAAGACATTTAATGTAGATGAAAagtatttcaaaaataagaaaaagttGTTTGAATTTCTGGAAGCCTTTGATATCATAAACAAAAAGCTGAAGGAAACTGgaaattcgaaaaaaaatgaatattgcAACTATCTACAgtctattttttccttatacTATGTTATGAAACAGGAAAGTACATGTAACAATTCTTCAATttataaagaagaaatagaTAAATTTGGGATTACAATTAATGATGAAGTTTTTAGcttaataaaagaaaaatgtccAGGTAGTAATATAGAATTTTTATACACAACAAATAGAGACAAAGAAATATCCAACAGGCAAGAACCCGGTGTGTCTAGGCTTGAAAATAATGATACACATTTTACCAAAGAGATGGTAAATATACCTAAAATACTGTGA